From a single Apium graveolens cultivar Ventura chromosome 2, ASM990537v1, whole genome shotgun sequence genomic region:
- the LOC141707671 gene encoding F-box protein At-B, whose protein sequence is MEGQRVSLRLQKPIESAAMDSSRWKTMRRCESNGGVETLPGSLLIQEILMRLDIQALCSVSCVSKPLRFAASQALSTFSSLDLSGFSPDADSLTQNFPRFTNLKTITVDCLHLVDTDVTNILGAHIEELKLLKCSSLSSNVLASIGNCCPNLRLLVLELIDTGNPGIFNSNLDQLLQGCSRLESLCIKIRGLKDYADGFRSIQLHLPESLNFLKLRPILESNAINLIHRIGVIKYLNDTIPVSPNSSVFNLQSISLVLDVISDELIFATANSFPLLLELDLEDRPFNQPRVPQDLTNIGLQALTSCRRLISLSVVRSHRNSPVYFKNINDIGFFLLVEGCKNLESVRVGGLSIVSDAGFGSILQSCKKLKKFEVRNALLLSDLALIESLGGSCSLVELKLVSCSLLTSAFLEDMNSSSMLQVLDLSGCRSVADACLLSVSSINTLNTLDLSGADVTDSGLAFLGKGNSPIIRLCLRACKRVTNKGISLLLNGGGRIPKTLSALNIGGIRGISDEGIQTISTIALALSELSIRYCHNVTDASIKELASASRYEDGGKLLKKLDLCHCIGLSSNSLETLKSPYFRALKWLGVGSTRLTDKGDTALADVCSKRPCLTLCKGGCEVGCDDGWQYHRSSRA, encoded by the exons ATGGAGGGTCAAAGAGTATCGTTGAGGCTGCAGAAGCCAATTGAATCAGCGGCAATGGATAGTAGCAGGTGGAAAACAATGAGAAGATGCGAAAGCAACGGGGGTGTGGAGACTCTACCCGGTAGTTTATTGATACAAGAGATTCTTATGAGACTCGATATCCAAGCCCTTTGCTCCGTTTCTTGTGTTTCCAAACCCCTCCGTTTCGCTGCTTCTCAAGCCCTCTCCACTTTCTCCTCTCTCGATCTCTCT GGATTTTCTCCTGATGCCGACTCGCTCACACAAAATTTTCCAAGGTTTACAAACCTCAAAACTATTACAGTTGATTGTCTCCATCTTGTTGATACAGATGTCACGAATATACTTGGTGCACATATCGAAGAATTGAAGTTGCTTAAGTGCTCTTCACTTTCTTCAAATGTTCTTGCTTCTATCGGAAATTGTTGTCCCAATTTAAGGCTACTTGTATTAGAACTAATAGATACGGGTAACCCCGGTATATTCAACAGTAATCTTGATCAGCTGCTTCAGGGCTGCTCGCGCTTAGAG TCTTTGTGCATTAAGATACGAGGATTAAAGGATTATGCGGACGGTTTCAGATCCATCCAACTCCACCTCCCTGAAAGTCTCAATTTTTTGAAACTACGACCAATTTTGGAGAGTAATGCTATCAATTTAATTCATAGAATTGGTGTTATTAAATACTTAAATGATACCATTCCTGTCAGTCCGAATTCCTCCGTATTTAACTTGCAGAGCATATCACTTGTCTTGGATGTTATCTCTGACGAGCTTATCTTTGCAACTGCAAATTCCTTTCCTTTGCTGCTTGAGTTGGATCTGGAAGACAGGCCATTTAACCAACCAAGAGTTCCCCAAGACTTGACCAACATTGGGCTTCAGGCCCTGACATCGTGCCGACGTTTGATTAGCCTCTCTGTTGTACGAAGTCATCGAAACTCTCCGGTATATTTTAAAAACATAAACGATATTGGTTTTTTCCTGCTTGTAGAGGGTTGCAAAAATCTAGAGTCAGTGAGAGTAGGTGGGTTATCTATAGTTAGTGATGCTGGTTTTGGTTCAATCCTGCAATCCTGCAAAAAGCTAAAAAAGTTTGAGGTTCGTAATGCATTACTGTTGTCAGATTTGGCCTTGATTGAAAGTCTTGGGGGATCATGCTCTCTTGTTGAGCTAAAATTGGTGTCATGTAGTCTTCTGACTAGTGCCTTCTTAGAGGATATGAATTCTTCAAGTATGTTGCAGGTACTTGACCTTAGTGGATGTAGAAGTGTAGCTGATGCCTGTCTTTTATCTGTTTCATCTATCAATACTTTGAACACCCTAGATCTGTCTGGAGCTGATGTTACTGATAGTGGATTGGCCTTTCTGGGTAAAGGAAATTCACCTATTATACGTTTATGCCTTAGAGCCTGCAAGAGAGTAACCAATAAAGGTATCAGTCTGTTGCTAAATGGAGGAGGGCGGATTCCAAAGACGCTGTCCGCTTTAAACATTGGAGGTATTCGGGGAATATCAGATGAAGGCATTCAGACCATTTCTACAATTGCCCTGGCCCTATCAGAACTGTCTATAAGGTATTGCCATAATGTGACAGATGCTTCAATCAAAGAATTGGCTTCTGCCAGTAGGTACGAAGATGGCGGCAAATTACTTAAGAAACTTGATCTCTGTCACTGTATTGGTTTGTCTTCCAACTCATTGGAGACACTGAAGAGTCCTTACTTTCGTGCTCTAAAATGGCTTGGTGTTGGATCAACCCGCTTGACTGATAAAGGAGACACTGCATTAGCTGATGTTTGCAGTAAAAGGCCTTGCCTAACTCTTTGTAAGGGAGGCTGTGAGGTGGGATGTGATGATGGTTGGCAGTACCACAGATCTTCTAGAGCTTAA
- the LOC141707672 gene encoding COP9 signalosome complex subunit 6a-like — MASSSSSNLTFKLHPLVIVNISDHFTRVRSQSLGPSPQSNGDTASLPAPRVFGCVIGVQRGRTVEIFNSFELLFDESTQSLDRAFLLKKQELYKKVFPNFYILGWYSTGSDAQESDMIIHKSLMDINESPVFVLLNPSINHAQKDLPVSIFESELHIIDAIPQLIFVRSSYSIETVEAERISVDHVAHLKPSDGGSAATQLAAHLTGIHSAIKMLNSRIRVLHHYLLAMEKGEMACENSLLRQVSSLLRRLPAVESLKFQDDFLMDYNDTLLVSYLAMFTNCSSTMNELVDKFNTAYDRHSRRGGRSAFI; from the exons ATGGCGTCATCATCAAGCAGCAATCTCACATTCAAGCTCCATCCTTTAGTTATAGTCAACATCTCAGATCACTTCACTCGCGTCAGGTCTCAATCTCTCGGTCCTTCTCCTCAGTCCAACGGCGATACGGCGTCGTTGCCTGCGCCTAGGGTTTTTGGCTGTGTGATCGGTGTTCAAAGAGGACGCACCGTTGAGATTTTCAACAGCTTCGAGCTTCTTTTCGATGAATCTACTCAGTCTCTCGATCGCGCTTTTCTTTTGAAGAAGCAGGAGCTCT ATAAGAAAGTGTTCCCTAACTTCTACATACTTGGATGGTATTCAACTGGGAGTGATGCGCAGGAATCAGATATGATTATTCACAAATCT TTGATGGATATTAATGAGAGCCCAGTGTTCGTACTGTTGAATCCTTCAATCAACCATGCACAGAAAGATCTCCCTGTGTCTATATTTGAAAGTG AGCTGCATATCATAGACGCAATCCCCCAACTAATTTTCGTTCGTTCAAGCTACAGCATCGAG ACAGTAGAGGCAGAACGTATTTCGGTTGACCATGTTGCACATCTTAAACCTTCGGATGGTGGTTCAGCCGCGACACAGT TGGCTGCCCACCTTACAGGCATACACAGTGCCATCAAGATGCTGAATAGCAGAATCAGAGTTCTTCACCACTATCTTCTTGCTATGGAAAAAG GTGAGATGGCTTGTGAGAATTCATTGCTAAGACAAGTTTCTAGTCTTTTAAGGAGATTGCCAGCAGTTGAGTCACTAAAATTTCAAGATGATTTCTTGATG GACTACAATGATACGCTCTTGGTTAGTTACCTGGCCATGTTTACCAACTGCTCAAG TACTATGAACGAGCTAGTTGACAAATTTAACACTGCCTATGACCGACACAGTCGAAGGGGAGGAAGATCTGCATTTATATAG